A genome region from Erigeron canadensis isolate Cc75 chromosome 3, C_canadensis_v1, whole genome shotgun sequence includes the following:
- the LOC122593262 gene encoding probable inositol transporter 2 gives MEGGIHPADASAFRDCFSLAWKNPYILRLAFSAGIGGLLFGYDTGVISGALLYIRDDFESVDKKTVLQESIVSMAVAGAIIGAAIGGWLNDRYGRRFALLFADFLFFIGAVLMAAAPNPSVLIMGRIFVGFGVGMASMTSPLYISEASPAKIRGALVSTNGFLITGGQFLSYLINLAFTKAPGTWRWMLGVAGVPALLQFVLMLALPESPRWLYRKGREAEAIAILKKIYPAEDVEAEIEALKDSVEKEVEETGSSQKIEMVQLMKTKTVRRGLIAGVGLQVFQQFVGINTVMYYSPTIVQLAGIASNQTALLLSLVTAGLNALGSIVSIYFIDRTGRKKLLVISLIGVILSLGLLSAVFNETTSHSPPVSVAETSNFGNFTCHAFGSVTPSAHWDCMKCLKVSHCGFCASSVDKLLPGACLIANNTVKDTCHNDGRLWYTRGCPSKLGWLALVGLALYIIFFSPGMGTVPWIVNSEIYPLRYRGVCGGIAATANWISNLIVAQSFLSLTEAIGTSWTFFGFGVISVVALLFVIIFVPETKGLPIEDVEKMLEERAFQLKFWVKRPEVVKKPIVVKKTSDV, from the exons ATGGAAGGTGGAATACACCCAGCTGATGCTTCGGCTTTCAGAGACTGTTTTTCGCTAGCATGGAAAAATCCTTATATTCTTCGACTTGCTTTCTCTGCTGGTATAGGTGGACTACTTTTTGGATATGACACAG GGGTGATATCTGGAGCCCTGCTATACATCAGGGATGACTTTGAGTCTGTGGATAAGAAGACTGTTTTACAG GAAAGCATAGTGAGCATGGCAGTTGCAGGAGCAATCATTGGGGCGGCAATAGGAGGGTGGCTAAACGACCGTTATGGGCGGAGATTTGCACTTTTATTTGCGGATTTTCTATTCTTCATTGGAGCTGTCCTCATGGCCGCTGCACCCAACCCTAGTGTCCTTATCATGGGTCGTATTTTCGTTGGATTTGGAGTGGGAATGGCATCAATGACCTCCCCCTTGTACATATCCGAAGCTTCTCCAGCCAAAATCCGAGGCGCTTTGGTCAGCACAAATGGGTTTTTGATCACTGGAGGCCAGTTTCTTTCCTACCTCATCAATTTGGCCTTCACAAAG GCACCGGGAACATGGCGTTGGATGCTTGGAGTTGCTGGGGTCCCTGCTCTCTTGCAATTTGTACTCATGCTTGCCCTTCCCGAGTCTCCTCGTTGGCTTTATCGCAAG GGTAGGGAAGCAGAGGCGATAGCGATACTAAAAAAGATATATCCTGCGGAAGATGTTGAAGCAGAAATCGAAGCTCTCAAGGATTCAGTTGAAAAAGAGGTCGAGGAAACGGGTTCATCCCAGAAAATCGAGATGGTCCAACTAATGAAAACAAAGACCGTTAGGAGAGGTCTTATAGCTGGGGTAGGGCTTCAAGTTTTCCAACAATTTGTGGGAATCAACACCGTTATGTACTACAGCCCGACCATTGTTCAGTTAGCCGGCATTGCATCAAACCAAACCGCCCTCCTTCTGTCGCTCGTGACAGCCGGTCTAAATGCCTTGGGCTCGATTGTTAGCATTTATTTCATTGACCGGACCGGGAGAAAGAAACTTTTGGTAATTAGTTTGATCGGTGTTATACTCTCGTTAGGACTTCTTTCGGCTGTTTTTAACGAGACCACGTCTCATTCACCACCTGTTAGCGTCGCTGAGACGTCTAACTTTGGAAACTTCACCTGCCATGCTTTCGGGTCGGTTACCCCTTCAGCTCACTGGGATTGTATGAAATGCTTAAAGGTTTCACACTGTGGTTTCTGTGCTTCATCTGTTGATAAG CTGCTACCTGGTGCTTGTTTGATTGCAAATAACACGGTAAAGGATACATGCCACAACGATGGACGATTATGGTACACTCGTGGCTGTCCAAGCAAACTCGGGTGGCTTGCACTAGTTGGTCTAGCCCTCTACATCATATTCTTCTCCCCAGGGATGGGTACCGTCCCATGGATTGTCAACTCTGAGATATATCCGTTAAGATACCGAGGTGTATGTGGAGGAATAGCTGCAACTGCAAACTGGATTTCAAACCTCATTGTGGCACAATCCTTTTTATCATTGACTGAAGCCATTGGTACTTCATGGACTTTCTTCGGTTTTGGGGTGATATCAGTTGTAGCGTTGTTGTTTGTCATCATTTTCGTGCCAGAAACTAAAGGTCTGCCAATTGAAGATGTTGAAAAGATGCTTGAAGAAAGGGCATTTCAGTTAAAGTTTTGGGTCAAAAGGCCAGAGGTTGTGAAGAAGCCGATTGTTGTGAAGAAAACTTCCGACGTTTGA